Sequence from the Mycosarcoma maydis chromosome 4, whole genome shotgun sequence genome:
GCGGAATTGAGTCGAGATACCATGCGACCGTACGAATGTGGTTAtacagctgctgcgcctctGCATCGCTGCTCGGTCGATGCAGTAGTGGCAAGTAGCGAGCTTCGAATTCGATGTGCGTATCATGGCCGCGCAATGTCCGCCTTGCATCATCTCGATTGCGCCAAGTGCGAGAGTCAGTTGGCTGTGATGGTTTGATCTCATCCAGTGTTGATCGTGGACGAGCAGAGGTGTTCACAGGAAGCATGAAAGCAAGCACTTTTCTTGCAGTCCATGTCAGCGGTTCTTGCATCGTGATGGTGTCGTGCTTTGCTACCAACCAATCCAGAGCGCCGCACTCCTATTTACAGAGTGCAGCAGCGTAGACGAGACGGCGAGTATGCAGCTGAATTTGGTGGTGCTCTTCCGTTGTTCAGTTGTTCATACCGGTGTTTTTGTCTATTGGGCGCAGATACGGTCAGAGAACAAGGTCGTGCAAGTGGATGAGGGTGGAAGCCACTGACAGCAGATGCAGGAGTCGTTCGTTTCTAAGCTTGGTGTATCATGCTCGTGCGGTTCCTCGGAAGAAAAGGTTGCTGGCTACGTGCCTTGGCGGGATGACAAAACCAGAGGCTCGTGCCAATGAAGAAAGAAGCCGTGTGATGTGGGCAAAGGTGGGAGTGTTCTGTGCGACGGTGACTGTGCGCGATCATTTCGCATGTGGAGCAACCAACACTCCCGCCCAGGCGTGGAGCTTTGTGGCCTGTATAAATTTTCCGAGATCCGAAATCGGAAACGAACGGGCAAATCACCATGTGCCACTTTCGATAAGGAAAccatgattcacgattgcgatGAGGATTTTGACAGGTTCAGAACATAGTGTGCCGCTTGCAGTCCTCTCAACCACTCGTGGTTTCATCGGCCTCGTCAGCCTCTTCCGATTCGTAAGCGGAGACTCAGGTGCAACAGCGTTCCACAGATGGCCGAGCCACAGCACTTGGACCTTTTCAGCTTTGGTTTGGGCTGCAATAGTCCCTCGCTCTAACTGATTTTCACCAAGAGGGGCGCGCGTTTGCGGCTACAATAGCAAATCACTCTCGCTCATTACGCTAGCCTTTGCGATGAGCAGCGCCTGTCCTCGGATCTTCAAGCCATCCGCTGCCAGGTCCACCTACTCGTGCGAGCCGTGCCGGAAATGAAAAGTGAAAAGCGGTCGTGTCACCGTCTGTCGCAACTGCCAGAGAAGGGGTGTGTGTCTGGCGTCAAGCACCACCTTTGTAACAGGTGGCAGGCTCAAGCATACATACATGCGCTGATGTACCGTTGGCTGATCGCGTCGCCCATCTCGAACAGGTGACTCGAAGTGCCGAAGTGCCGGTTTAGATGCGACATCACCACTTCTAGGTACAAGAGGAGCACAAGACAAAGTCAACACAGGCACTTTGACAGATGCAACACTACGGCGGTCCTCAACTCCAAGGCCGGCGACTGCTCTAGTCATCTCTGACCTCGTAAAGCCTTACACTCACGATTGAGGCACCGCAGGTTGAGGTCAGTGTGCACGATCGATTTGACCATCAGATTCTTTCAGTCCATGCCAACGTCTCTGACAAGTCACACTTGTCAGGTTAGGGTGAGTGTGTTGCGCGCGCACTGGCGCTGTTGGCCTTGTACCTCAACGCACTCCCTGTGATGTGACCTGGTGGATAAGAAATTTGAAACGCTCGAGTGGTCTCACCAACCTATTTATGTTCCTTCTTTCAACACCTGGTTCCGAAACCTGTGGAATTAAGGCCTTTCTTGTCGTCTTTGCGTTCAGCAACTTGCCCTTCTGTTATCGATCCTGTGTTTGGCAGTGCACTTCGGACTTGAAGACGACCAGCAAAATCCTTCCGAGGCACCCGGATCGTTCTCAGAGGATGAGGCGTTCTATCAAGCAAGCTACGACGCTCTGGTCGCCTCGGGCTACTTGGGCCACCACAGTTTAGTTATCCTTCAGACACTGATCCTCCAAGGCGTTTACCTCAAAAGCAGCGGACAGACCGCGACGTATCATGCCAATCTTGGCCTGGCCATTCGCATCGGCAATGCTATCGGTCTTTCTTCGTTGGACTCGGATCGCTCGCATGATACATCGCTAGCGACATCCTCAACATTGCGGCCACAATTCACTCAGCTTGACAGGGAAATGGGTCGTTGTATCTATCGGAGCCTCGTTTTCTAAGACTGCTACGCAGAATCCTTGTGTAATTTTACGTACAGGGTCCAGCCAAACCAGATCAAGACCCACGTCTTCCGGACCTTGGCGATGACACGCTTGTCGCGTCCCAGgatcaaggccaaggctcAGATTCAGCGTCAATTCTTGCACACACTTCACCAACAACATCGAGCTACCACATTGTCAAGATCCTGTTTCTTACTTTCTGTTGCAAAGGCCCGCATGAAACATAatcgcagtcgcagccaCAAGAAGAATAAGTCATATaatgattcgtgacttAAAATTGAGATTGACTTGTTTCCCGAAACAGACATTTTTCCCATACCAGTGCCAGACTTTCTTTCCATCGACGCGCATAGTGTGCACTTCGGCAATCTCATCCTGCTGATCAGCGTCCCGATTGAGACTCAGTTTGTGCAAAAACCCAAGTCCTTCAGCGTCGGATTAGTAAAAGCAGGACCTGTCCGATCCGGCCTCTCAACGTTCAACCAGAGACGGACATCGAGGCAGAACCAGTACCGCCAAAGGCCTCGGTGGCAAAGACCTGGTAGTTGAAGTCTGGATTGGCAGCGCCGTTGGCGAAGCCGTGCTGCTTCCAAGCGTTGAAGTGTTTCGAGAGCGTGACTGAGCCCGAGTTGCGCTTGTTGGCACGCACCGAAAAGTACTGACCAAACGTTTTGGTGCCCTGAATCGAAGGTTGATCGTACTGAGTGTGCTTGCAGATCTTGTAGTTTGAACCGTCCGAGGTGACCGAGCCGACCACCTGGGCTCCGCTGTTAGAGCAAGGGTCATATGAGTAATTCTCAACCACATAGTACTCGGTCAACGGATTGTTGAGCCATCCATAGACGGCGCTGtacgagctcgagctggacgagtAGGAGCCACTGAATTTGATGGTCCGATAGCTGTTACCTGGGCTCCAGCCCAGACCGACAACAAAGTCGGGAGGGTTTGTCCATCTCGTTGAGTAGGTTCCGGCGTGCTGGTCATACTTGAAGTTGGCAGCGTTACCGTTGTAGTTCTGGACGTAGTTGATCGACTGGCGCTTGGACAGCTGACCAGCCTCGGTAGTCTCTGAGGAGGCGAGCGGGCTAGCAAAAGCGGCGCCAGCTGCGGTGGCGAAAGCAAGGACAGTGGCAAACTTCATCTTGAATGTTCGAAGAAGAGATCGATGGCATGGAGTTCGGAGACTGGTTCGATGGAATTGGTGTACTTATAGTTACATGATCTTTGCCATGATAGCTTTATTGCACTAAGCATTCAGTGACAGTCGAACTACTGAGGCGAATTGATGGGCAAAGCACACAACCCTTAACTAACCCTAACCGCCGCAACATGTGCTAGGCCCTCAAGTAAGTCGAAGAGCAAGCGAATGAGTCAAGGAGCTGCAAAGAAGCTGTGTCGAGTGAACGACCTTTCCAAAAGAAGAACGGCATTCTGTTCATTGCACgtggcagctgccgccCTGGTCAAAGGCTGTTGCTGGGAAGCGGAGAGACGGCTGGCGGCGCAGAAGCCAACAGCCGAGCAGGAAGCGTCTTCTCGAAGACTGGCAATTCAAGCGGTGCAAGCCGGCGTACATGCAACCTGATGACCTAAAGCAGTGCTGCGATCTTCATGCGATGTCAACCGAACCATCTGAAGATAGACGAGGCGTTTGCATGCTGTTTCTCGGTTGGTGTCTGCGCAAGAACGCCAAAATCTTGCCTGGCCTTGAGTTGCTTCTTGACGAATACAcaagagcaagaaagctaggcagcgtctcgatgcCGTCGGTCCTTTTCGAATCAGATCAGCATCTAAGCGAGAGTGCGGTTTCGTGGTCTTGAATACAGAAAGAAGACGGCAACAGGAGACACCGGTGATAATGGTCGACCATCATTGACCGGTGTCGACGGCCTCTGGTGAATGGCCGAATCGGGTTAGCGCCACTTGCAGCTTCTTGCAGGAATCTTCTTGACAACACAGCACGTTTCATCTTCGGCTAGGGTTCATGCAAGGTGAGCTGGGAGCGACAGAGTCGACTCCTCTTTCACTGATGTTGATCAGTGTGCTTCGATGTGTAAACTTAGCCGAGTTCATTGAGATCTCCAAACGGCGCTAGCGTTGCCACGCGCGGAGTTTCAACCTGCCAACTAATGCGGATCGAGTGCATCCGCCATGAGGCTGAGATCGTTAACAAGAATTACTCGAAGCTTGACCGCTGACAGGCCTGgacactcgtgattcattcgGGCAGCGTCTGCTATCTGCAACCCAAGTCAGTAGTCATATCGAACTAAGCACCTACCCACCACCTTTGTTTCTTGCTGTGTGATATCAAGCTTTTGCCGGTGGGGAGAGGACAACCATCGTTCATGACAGGTACCGTGCACCCGCGAACAAATTAACGAAGCCGACAGCCTAACAATGCTTTGGGGCCAGCGTGCCGTGAACAAGCCTTAAAGCTTAACCACTGTACCAAACAGAAGTCTAGACAACCAATCGGACCTGGGTTGTAATCTTCAACTCAACCTTTACTTGGTTAGTGAAATACATCTACTCACTGAAGTACTTTTCTCTGGACAGAATTGGCTTTGGTCTTTAACATCTGTTTTTGCATCCGAAGCTCCTAAAATTCCGTCAAGACGTCAAAATTTCAGAGGTGTACAAGTAAGTACATTAGGATGCATCGAAGCTTAATGTGGAATCAGTGCTGCCAGCTCTTTTGAATCGCGAGCACTGTGAAGATCCTAACCAATCTGCGTATGCCGTCTCGGCATCTTGTAAGACTTCTTCTGGATCAGGGTCTTCATTGTGGACCAGTGCTTTGCATACGGCATCTAAGCTCAGTTGCAGGGTTGAGGGTATACAAAAAAAGAGAGCAGAGAAACGCGGCGATGATGGGAATAGTTACAGGGTCCGGAGACTTTCTCCAGCTGGGGACTGGCGGGGCGATGCTCGATCTGACCAAAACCAGGTCCTATTCAAGCACTCTCAGCAACTCCCAAGCAATCAGCGACGAGCTTATCAAACTCTATCTTGATCGTTGGAAAGGACAGGGCTGGCCTCGATCTCCGATTCGCCGGACTAGCGCCTGATATTAGATGTGAAGAGTGTATTGTCTGCATACCATATTTTTCTGCTCGAGACCATTGTCTCCCCGTTTGCAGCCCACCTTGAACCTAGTACTTATTACCTCTGCACATCGGTTGTCGACCGTACAGATGCTAGTACGCATACGACTGCGACAGCCATATCACTCCGTGTCAGAGGCAGAGTCGTTCGGCGGCGTGGAACATGCGTGCTTATTCCAAGGCTCACGACCAGCCGTAGTTGGTCACTCTAGCGCAAAAAAAGGAGGGAACGCGACATAAAGCACGAAGGACAGCAGTCATATTTAATCTGCATAGGAGCCGCAACTTGCTCGAACGTTCAACCCTGCCGCCTTGCCGCGGAGCAATGGGTTCGCGGTTATCTTCCGTCTGAAACCAGATGTAGCAAATCTACTGTTCTCAAGGGGAGCAACTCTCATTCCAATTCAAGCGCATATGGCGGCAAGGAGAGAAAGAAACACATTCGTAAGCCGAGACATCGCTGCTTGTGACGAGGACGGTAGTGTTCACCCAGTCAGAGCCGTACGCTTGAGGTCTCCGTTGTGTGGCGGGCAAGGCTCGAACAAAACGAAACGTAGTCGAAAGGGAAACATGTTCATTGCCATTGCGTACGAAAAACGAAACAGGAGAGAGCTTCGGAAAGGATCAGGAGAGAGACGAAATCGAgggtgctggtggcgccTTGAGCCTGCAGAACGGTGTTGAACGTTGGGAAACCCTAGAGCAGGCGATAATCGAACTCACCCTAAATGGAATCCGACTCGggctggatgcgctcattCCACATGGGCTTTTCGATGATGTTGAGAGGGTTTGGTGCGGGATCAGAGCTAGACGACAGAATGTCCACCAAGGTTGAACGGGcctcgaaaaggtcgagACAGGGGTAAGCGTGCGGGCCGAGCAAACCCCGAATGCACAGCCGAGGGCACTGTTGACCGGTAATAGGCGTCACTTGCGGTCGAGAGCCGTCTTGCGCTTTCTTGAACCCGGTGCTtgtgccaaggtcgaaaaGCACGATCAACAGAGCCTGTTCGGTCAGTGGCTtctcgtttggcggtgccatcgaggcgctcttgatcaccGGTCCAGCAACGACAGGCGCTGAACTAGCAGGGACCGTGGTGCTCTGTGGATCCCTTCGGTTCTTTGCTTCCCAGGCAATGTAGGTCATGTAGCGCGCAGCGTGCCTCTCGCCCTCTCTGGGCTCAAGAGTGATGTTAGAGGCATCGGTGGATGAACCATCAACGAAGGgccggtcgagatgacctACAAAGACCGGGAtgatgccatcgatgccatgCTGTGTGTGCGCCATTTGCACGGCTACTCCACGTTTCCAACAGTGCCACAGAAATTCGGGGGCTTATCTCGTTGATCTCTTCGGGAAGCAAGTCGAAATGCGTAAAGTTGATccacatcggcagcgtAGCGGAAGCCGACTGCAACTGATCTCTGAACGGAATCGCATGCCGTTCGGTGCGCGAGCCGGCATCGTAGACATCTTCAAGGCGTTGGCGCAGCGCAGTGCGattggcttcgtcgagctcggcaaggtTCTCAAGAACGCTTTCGAGAGGTACGGGCTTGGCGTAGATGCTGGCGCCCACGTGCTGGGTGTCCGACGATTCCTTTGGCTCGGTTTGTTCGATTTTTTTGCGCTTCACGGCGTCGCAAGCAaccatcaagatgatccGCGAGGCAAGTTCTCCGAAACTGCCCTTCAGCACGGGAACCCCGGggtcgagcaagcaacGTTGCTGAAAACTCTCGAGGATGTCTGCGTACTTGTAGGCTGTCGTTTTACTGAGGTTCCTCGAGTTGGGGATCCAGCATAATattggaagcagcgatggctaGCACAGGCTCTGATGGAGATTCAACGTGCATGACACCCTCGCTGGTAACATGCGTGACAATGCGCATGTGGCGATCTACTGTGCTGTCGACGAATTGCTTCTGTCTTGCGAAGATTTCCGAGTTGGGCGATTGAGTCGGCGAAAGGCCTagcgcgagacgagacgccAAGACGCTGAAGCAGTGGGCGGGGCTCTTGACGTCAAAGAATTCAGCTCCCCGTCAATTTGTGGCTGGCCATCACCCAGAGGCTTCCAGAACTGAATGTTTTCCACAGCGGTCGTCCGTAGTAAATGATGTGAGAGTCCgcagaagcttgcgagGCGCAAGAAAGGCTGGGTTGCTGTGAAAGCAGCACGTCAAAACTAACGCCGATGAAAATGGGCAGTGCCAATGATTCTATGTCACGGGCGGACCCCGATGAACCAGCGTGCTTGACAAGATAGgccgcgctgctgctggtacTGATCAACACAAGCCAGAACGTCGTGGTCTTGGCGCTGGCTTGTTGGGCATTGATCCAATTCCATGCGCGGCggaggctgttgagctgaTTGATGTCTGGGTTTTTTTCGATGTTGAGTTCGACGCACTCGTCGAAGGCCACAATGATAGGAGGCCTGGGTGATGATCCGCCGTGGTCGTTGGGCGGGTGCATGTGAGCTATAATGTACTTCATCTCTCGTTCGAGGGCGGCAAGCGGCGATTTGAGGTGAGCGGTGAAGAGTTCATCATGTTTCGACTTTtcgtcaaagctgctgtcGGCACGCTTGAGGGTGTCAGAAGCGCGCTCGGAAACGGTTTCGAAGAAGTCGGTGCGTTCAGCATTGATACCATCCTTTAGATGGAgatggttgagctgcatcagATAGTCGTgtttttgctgctgagtgGGCAAGTTGGCGAggcgttgagcaagctcCGAGAACCAAGCGCCAAGGAAACAGGCAATCTGAAGGTTACACTTATCCTTGTGGGTCTTCTGAGCCTCTTCGAAAAAGGAACGTACACCACGGTCAGGAAGGGGATAAGCTTTCTTGGCCGGTCCTTCGGCGCTAGTTGGTCCAATGCAGACATAGAGAAGAGGAGTTCGATGCCTACATTCGTATACCATGCGCGACTTGCCGGTGCCGCTTGACTGGAAGATGGTAGTGCCTCGGTGGTAAGGGAGATTGCAGCTATATTGATAACCCTTGCTGTACTTCCGATCCTCTTCAGTGATTAACTGGAGGAAGCGGTCTGGCGCAGTACCGTGATAGGTACGGCCAAATTCGGCTGATAAACGAACGTTGGGACCAGAACCTTGTGGGCCTAGCGTAAGTATGGGCAAGGAATGTGCAACGTGaacaagcacgagcgaCAGTGCCTCGTCAACATCACTGTAAGAGGTGATTTTGGCGGCGAGATCCCAGTAAACGTTGCTGACCTCCGTTTCTAGGCACAATTTTTCCGTCATACTCTTGAACTCAGGTATGATTTCTTTTAACTCGGTACGCGATACCCAAATGCAATCGGTGAAGTGAGTGGTGTACAGTGAGAAGCTGGGATTGTTTAGGTGTGCAAGAGCTTGCGGTGGACCCGATGTTAAAATATCCCCACaagtcaagctgcttgagcttgttgaccgAGTCTTTGGCTTGTTTGGTGTGAGGTGAATCATTTTCCGTACGAAGAAGCGCATTTGCTAACACTCAGCTGTTCACAATCGACgggcggtggtgctgagACAGTTTGAGGCCCAACAGGAGGTGTTTCACCGCGGGCGCTTCCGGTGTGGGCGCGCTTCTTTccacgcttcttggtcaTAGTGCAAGGTGAGAAACGATAATACGCGATTGTAATAGGCAAGCGATGCGAGGTGGAGATGGGTGtagtggtggtgatggtggtcgAAACATAAGACGCCAAAGAGGAAAACGAGGAAAACAAAGAAAGGCTCGAAAGTTGTGCCACGATCGCTAACGGCCACTCGCGAGTGTCCTTTGGCTGTCACCCGTGCTCGAACAAGCGAGTGGTGTGATCTCAACGTTGACAGTCACAGGTGACTCAATCCAAGCTTTGGTAGCTTCGATAGGCGAAAAAGCCCAATtgtaaatcacgaaggcGAACTTTTGCGTATGTATGCGACGCGAGATGATCCCGTGTCAACCACTATGTAAGATCACCGTCGTGGATGAGTCATTTTTCCAGGCACTAGGTGGCGCATTTCTGAGATGATCCAAACGTGAATATTCACcacagctgagcagcatcgaacCCTCGGTCCTCTACGACCATAGGCTGATTCATTTTCCGTAGTTCGCCCTCCTGCCTTTACCATTCTTCTTGCACCCTGATCAGACGCCGTACATTGCCCGCATTCGATTTGGGGTTGCATTTGGCTTGAGATCCAATTCTACATCGCAATATCGCGCACATCCACACTTAATTCCTAGATCGGTTGGCAGCTCTACAGTACGCCTCGCTGAATTCGGATCTGCCGAAGAGCAGCTGGCTTTCGTCTTTGTTCACATTGCTACTGTTGCACCTCTCTCGCCCCCGCGCTCGAAACCCCCCAAAGACCGAGGTCGGTCGCAGCAACCTTCATCTAGCGAGTCAGCTTTGCAAAGAAGTACTGTGGGGACGCACACCTTCGCTACACCTTCCATGCGTACCGTAAAGAACTTGATCTTGGGGCTAGTAAAGACCAACCCTTCTACCGATGCAAGCCCAACATCCGATCCAACGTCACCGGAAAGACACACTTGGTGGACGAGATACAGCACTGCACGCCTTTCAAGCACGTCTGCTTTGGATAGACGAGCGCGGATAGCCATGCCATGGGCAGCTAACCCTTGGCCAGACTCTCGTGCTCGCGATTTCTTGGCGGATGCTTCTGCTGAATAGCCAAGAAAGTACGACCTCATGTGGTCTGTTCGCTCATAGGCTGCCTTGAGGAGCTCGGTTGGCGTTTGAGGCAGTCTGACGAGAACGCAGAGAAGCAAGCACATTCGAGTTTGGGCACGTGAGGGCTGAGAATGAATCGTAACTTGGGTTAGTTTATTGTGCACGCGACCGCGACGTGTTTCAAGGCTGCGACGGATCGTCCATCCTTTAGTCGTTAATTTCTGAAACCCAGGTTGGCTCACTCGCGCTGTTGTCACAGGCGTGGCTGCAGGGTGGCACGCGCTTATTCCCGACAGGCTCCTGAGtcggcattcacgattctgcgCTGTCACACGCAGGGTGCGCGTGAAGATCACACACGGTATCACGATTCTACACCACACTTCTATAGCCGACTGCCAATAGCTCAGTCCAACAGACTTGATAGCAGGAATGAGTACGATCTAGCTCAGTATGTCAAAGAGCCAGCATGGTTGTAGAGTAGTCAGCATGGTTGATGGTTGATGGCTGATTGGGGAAGCAGATTGTAACCACTTGAAACATTAAGCCCTTTTCTGGACCATTCTTTTGCGTTCTTTAGACCATTCTTTTTTTGCAGAGGTGTGATGTGAGGTGCACTTtccgactcacgactgtcaaTGGCAGCAGATAGGTCAGTACGTCTATGGACTGTGTGTGCATGTGTGTTGGAGTGTGGGTCAGAATTGCGAAATGAGGACGCCAACATTGGTCTGATGTCAACGCGTGCAACCCCAACCCACGCTTTCCAAATGGTTCCCTTTGTTCAGCACAAGCATGTGACTGTGGCGGCGGCTGTCAACCGCTCTGATGAACTCACACAGCGCATTTTCTCCAGTGCAAGCTTTGTGAACAGCATCCCTTTGTCTATTCGTCTGTGTAAGCGTGGAAACAAAGTCGCCAACCCATCTCTTTGTCCGTGTCAGTCAGCGATCGGTGCCAGCCCttcctttgctgctgcccgTCACTGCTGTACATGCGTGCAGTCCCCACCGCCACACACAGAGAAGCGCAACAACCAGCGCATCAGCAGTGTTCAGCACATAGCACCCATCATCAGCCGCAGAGGCAGCCACAGCATTAGCAGTAGAGAGTGCCGAAACGCGTGTCAGAGGTGGAAATTTTTGCTCTGCCATTTCGCCTCGCGCGTGCAGATTTTTCATCTCCGATAACGCCACGCGCCTTTCAACCCGCAGCCTGACCCTGGCCTTTGCTCTCGACCATCACCCTCCTCCTTTCTCCCCTCCCCTCCCCTCTGCTCTACCCTACCCTGCCGCATTGACGCAGCCACTCTCCACGGATGTTCCGTTTGTCTATGCAGAGCTATCGATTTCGACGTGGAAcagccgagctgagcgCACCCTCCTCGATGGGATCACCCGACATGCGCGCGACTTTGATCGgcttcagctgctgccgctgcctAGCTTGTACATCCAAGGctgggcagcagcgcgcaTCGGCTCTAATAAAATGTGTGAGGACGCTCAAGATTTGAGTTATTTTGGTAGGGCGGATGGGCAGTGTGAAAAATTTTCCATTTTGAACCTCCGCTGCAGAGGGTTGGATGCTTGGGTAGAAATCGACCAGAGCCATTTGCTGCCTTGAATTTTTGCAGCTGTTTATACTCGAGAAGAGAAAATGGCCATCGGCGCCGCACCGCGCCCCTCTGCATCTCGCGGTGTGCAGGGTCCTCTAGTCTTATCTCACTCATGATTTACGACGCAGACACCGGTGTCCCTCTTTGCTTCTCTCTTCTATCTTCCATCTTCCATCCACCCGAAATTCCTAGTAAAATGTGTCCCAGGGGTTTTTACAAAAACTAACCCCGCCGGGCACTTGGGCAGTGACGCGGATTTTGGAAATTCTAGGGGCCGCTGGGATGAAAATCGCGAATGGCCCACAAAGCGCTCCGCTGCCTTAATCGATTTCGCAGGGCGTTCTGTGGAAAATCCCAAATTACGCACAGCCCCACACGCTCACAGTGGCGCCAGCGCAGGACTAGCTAGCTCACTCGTGGTGCCTGTGATCTGCTACGACTCGACTGTGACTGGACTCGGCTGAGCTGCGCATGCTCATCTCATCTCGCTCCTGATCTGAATTCCAACGCAGGCCGCGCGTGTGCCTCTGCTATTTCCTTCTCTCTTCCATCTGCCATCTGCCATCCACCTTTCACCTTCTCCCTTCCATCTGCTTACTACCTTTCACCTTTTCTCTACCATTCCCTGCCATCCACCTTCACTGTTACGCATCGGTTCAGGCATCCATCCACTTTCACTATTACGCATCGATTCATGCATCCATCCAGTACCACTCTACTACGCATCTCTTCAGGCATCGAGCCTCACCGACCGACCGTCAACGCATGAGACCGACACCGACACACTCTCTCACTGAAGCGGCGAAGGACAATGTCGTTCGACAGCTTCCATCACAACACAGAGCATGGCGTTATTGTTTGTCGGCAGTGTGAGACCTGCCTAGTGCCCAGAGAGAGCAGCTGGGTGGGTCACCTCCGAAT
This genomic interval carries:
- a CDS encoding putative endo-1,4-beta-xylanase A precursor, whose product is MKFATVLAFATAAGAAFASPLASSETTEAGQLSKRQSINYVQNYNGNAANFKYDQHAGTYSTRWTNPPDFVVGLGWSPGNSYRTIKFSGSYSSSSSSYSAVYGWLNNPLTEYYVVENYSYDPCSNSGAQVVGSVTSDGSNYKICKHTQYDQPSIQGTKTFGQYFSVRANKRNSGSVTLSKHFNAWKQHGFANGAANPDFNYQVFATEAFGGTGSASMSVSG